The genomic stretch AACGACGACGGTATCCATGCCGAAGGCCTGGCGGCGCTGGAACGCATTGCCCGGCAATTGTCCGACGACGTCTGGATCGTTGCGCCGGAAACCGACCAGAGCGGGCTTGCGCATTCGCTGACTCTGTCGGAGCCGTTGCGCCTGCGCAAGGTAGGCAACAAGCACTTCGCGCTGCGCGGCACGCCGACCGATTGCGTCATCATGGGCATTCGCGAGGTCCTGCCGGAAAAGCCGGATCTCGTCCTGTCGGGCGTCAATGCCGGCGCCAACATGGCCGATGACGTCACCTATTCGGGAACCATCGCCGGCGCAATCGAGGGCACACTGCAGGGCGTCCGCTCGTTCGCATTGAGCCAGGCCTACCAGCACGACGCCGAGGGTGGGCGCATCGTCCCATGGGAGACCGCGGAAGCCTATGCGCCCGATCTCATCCGCAAGC from Pseudorhizobium banfieldiae encodes the following:
- the surE gene encoding 5'/3'-nucleotidase SurE, whose translation is MRILLTNDDGIHAEGLAALERIARQLSDDVWIVAPETDQSGLAHSLTLSEPLRLRKVGNKHFALRGTPTDCVIMGIREVLPEKPDLVLSGVNAGANMADDVTYSGTIAGAIEGTLQGVRSFALSQAYQHDAEGGRIVPWETAEAYAPDLIRKLSDVELPDGTFLNLNFPKCAPKDVRGVQVTSQGKLDFGLTIDERRDGRGLPYYWLRFGERLGHFREGTDIHAVKHNRISVTPLKLDLTDHSVQDRLAEALGFGVPD